Proteins from a genomic interval of Chroococcidiopsis thermalis PCC 7203:
- a CDS encoding SLC13 family permease produces MYMDIALTLGVLGLAIVFFIFEWLPVDITAIATAVVLMLLGLITPEEGIAGFSNSATITVLAMFILSGGIERTGAIQIVSDFLLRRGGKNPTRQIFVLGAIVGPITAFLNNTAVVAVFIPIVEEWSRKRNISVSKLLIPLSYATVLGGMITVIGTSTNVVASSLSKKLGYGEFSLFQFTPVGLITFAIGLVYLAFAAPKLLPDRKKPAATPAIANYGLKDYFSEVVVAPRSNLIGQTLRSSQIEQRFDIDVVELFHNSRRYTKPVADKVLAGGDIMIVRGNRSDVLKIRDERGIEILPEIEFQQEFPTSELSSENRAISEALIISNSSLIGSTLKELQFHQRYNLTVLAIRRNEEIIRDRLGKVRLQFGDVLLLQGARDSFIGLQNSADLLVVEPREVETLRRDKAAIAIAIGLGVVITAAFEWIPILVSSLAGVVLMVATGVLKPREIYRSVRWDIIFLLAGLIPLGTAMDNSGATKWLAGGLASLGGQFSGFWLLVCFYIATTVLTEILSNNAAVVLMLPVAANVAETLSLNPFAFMFVVTFAASNSYLTPIGYQTNTMVYGPGGYKFLDFTKVGAPLNLILTFLTPLLIAWLYGVNQLPVD; encoded by the coding sequence TTGTATATGGATATTGCTCTTACCCTTGGTGTTCTGGGACTAGCCATAGTTTTCTTCATTTTTGAATGGCTCCCTGTAGATATTACCGCGATCGCGACAGCAGTTGTACTGATGCTACTGGGATTAATTACCCCAGAAGAAGGGATAGCTGGCTTTAGCAACTCCGCAACCATCACGGTTTTAGCAATGTTCATTCTCAGTGGTGGGATCGAACGCACGGGTGCAATTCAAATCGTCAGCGATTTTCTACTGCGGCGAGGGGGAAAAAATCCGACACGGCAGATTTTTGTTTTAGGGGCGATCGTTGGTCCGATTACCGCTTTCCTCAACAATACAGCAGTAGTTGCCGTTTTTATTCCAATTGTGGAGGAATGGAGTAGAAAGCGGAATATTTCTGTCTCTAAACTGCTCATACCGCTGTCCTACGCTACGGTTCTAGGCGGAATGATTACAGTTATTGGCACTTCGACAAATGTTGTCGCCAGCAGTTTGTCAAAAAAGTTGGGATATGGAGAATTTAGTTTATTCCAATTTACCCCAGTAGGATTAATTACATTTGCGATCGGCTTAGTCTATCTTGCCTTCGCTGCACCTAAACTGTTACCAGACCGAAAAAAGCCAGCTGCGACTCCAGCGATCGCCAACTACGGATTAAAAGATTACTTTAGTGAAGTTGTTGTCGCGCCACGCTCCAATTTAATCGGACAAACTTTACGTTCTAGCCAGATCGAGCAGCGATTCGATATTGACGTAGTGGAACTCTTTCACAACAGTCGCCGTTATACCAAACCTGTAGCAGATAAAGTGCTAGCGGGTGGCGATATTATGATCGTGCGCGGTAATCGCAGCGACGTACTCAAAATTAGAGATGAGCGGGGGATTGAAATCTTACCAGAAATCGAATTTCAGCAAGAATTCCCAACATCTGAGTTAAGTTCGGAAAATCGAGCTATTTCTGAAGCTTTGATAATTTCCAACTCTAGTTTGATTGGCTCTACGCTCAAAGAGTTACAGTTTCACCAGCGTTACAACCTCACAGTACTGGCAATTCGACGCAATGAGGAAATCATTCGCGATCGCTTGGGTAAAGTCAGATTGCAATTTGGCGATGTCTTACTATTACAAGGTGCAAGAGATAGTTTTATCGGACTGCAAAATAGTGCAGATTTACTGGTGGTAGAACCGCGAGAGGTGGAAACGCTGCGCCGAGACAAAGCCGCGATCGCGATCGCGATTGGCTTAGGTGTAGTTATTACTGCTGCTTTTGAGTGGATACCAATTTTAGTCAGTTCCTTGGCAGGAGTTGTCTTAATGGTAGCGACTGGAGTGTTAAAGCCAAGAGAGATCTATCGGTCGGTACGTTGGGATATTATCTTCCTACTAGCCGGACTGATTCCCCTCGGTACGGCGATGGATAATTCAGGTGCAACCAAGTGGTTAGCGGGTGGTTTAGCATCGCTCGGCGGTCAATTCTCTGGTTTTTGGTTACTAGTCTGCTTTTACATTGCCACAACCGTACTCACAGAGATTCTATCTAACAATGCTGCCGTGGTGCTGATGCTTCCAGTTGCGGCTAATGTAGCAGAAACCTTGAGTCTCAATCCGTTTGCTTTTATGTTTGTCGTGACATTTGCTGCTTCTAACAGCTATCTCACGCCAATTGGTTATCAGACGAATACGATGGTCTATGGTCCTGGTGGCTACAAATTCCTCGATTTTACCAAGGTAGGAGCGCCACTAAATTTAATTTTGACATTTCTGACACCTTTACTCATTGCTTGGCTGTATGGCGTGAACCAGCTGCCTGTAGATTAG
- a CDS encoding YidH family protein has translation MELFKPKRVDAGTLTPQLKNPNRVRDHLANERTYLAWMRSAIALMGFGVLIVRLRILRPPLAPQPPGNGWRLGLAFGIVGLSMVLLSTAHYFVIRRDIDADTYEPGDRWVIVTSIAVLLLGVGVIYYVFSIPLESLNAVIVE, from the coding sequence ATGGAATTATTCAAGCCTAAACGAGTTGATGCAGGAACATTGACACCGCAGCTCAAAAATCCAAATCGCGTGCGGGATCATTTAGCCAACGAACGGACTTATTTAGCATGGATGCGCAGCGCGATCGCGTTGATGGGATTTGGTGTCTTAATCGTGCGTCTGCGAATTCTCCGTCCCCCGCTTGCGCCTCAACCTCCTGGTAATGGTTGGAGATTGGGCTTAGCCTTTGGAATAGTAGGATTATCGATGGTACTGCTTTCAACCGCACACTATTTTGTGATTCGGCGTGACATTGATGCAGATACTTACGAACCAGGCGATCGGTGGGTCATCGTCACTAGCATTGCCGTGCTACTGTTAGGCGTGGGAGTCATCTACTACGTCTTCAGCATTCCGCTAGAATCGTTAAACGCCGTTATTGTCGAGTAA
- a CDS encoding iron uptake porin → MGKFYPLLVSGISILCFLAQITPLQAQTFMREQGRAGSREQRGKTREKGETRERGEKKPTTTNYQLPITQVSQLSDVQPDDWASRALQSLIWRYGIVTGYPNGKFLGNRALSRYEFAAALSTVVRQLEGAIANGKPVQATQDDLATLEKLLQEYTAELKALQSRLDSLEARSAVLQAHEFSTTTKLAGQVIFAINGGGFGGDSLRDPTGTEIANNNPVTTLFYRTQLDFDTSFSGTDLLKIRLDTGSNGNRDNAAGVLEPNFGSGLDFSTRSSRNGELGLGRLYYSFSAAKNLQIVLGTAIAPTDYLDRNRYANRSFVDFSTQALVNNYLLFPIDEQGAGAVVNWQANEFFTLRAMYLAADAENSGSRDEVEGVSALTRLLYPDEGGDRGLFGNPYQGTVELEYSPNPGFTLRLQYSGGNTFDRHFDVLGANVELNLSRQLGVFGRYGYGSYDDTIFGDLEPSYWMVGISLRNLLLPGAVAGIAAGQPFVENAVGDATQTNFEAYYNFPLNENLAIAPLVQAIANPSNQADNGTIITGTLRTVFSF, encoded by the coding sequence ATGGGCAAATTTTACCCCCTCCTAGTCAGTGGTATTAGCATTCTGTGCTTTCTAGCTCAGATAACTCCACTACAAGCCCAAACTTTCATGAGGGAGCAGGGACGAGCTGGGAGCAGGGAGCAGAGGGGAAAGACAAGGGAGAAGGGGGAGACAAGGGAGAGGGGGGAGAAAAAACCAACAACTACCAATTACCAATTACCAATTACCCAAGTTTCCCAATTATCCGACGTGCAACCCGATGACTGGGCAAGTCGAGCGTTACAATCTTTAATCTGGCGCTATGGAATAGTTACAGGCTATCCGAATGGGAAATTTCTCGGCAATCGTGCTTTGAGTCGTTACGAATTTGCGGCGGCTTTAAGTACGGTAGTACGCCAATTGGAGGGAGCGATCGCTAATGGCAAGCCAGTACAAGCAACTCAAGATGATTTAGCGACTCTCGAAAAACTTCTGCAAGAGTATACTGCGGAATTAAAAGCTTTACAAAGCCGTTTAGATTCCCTGGAAGCTCGAAGCGCCGTACTCCAAGCACATGAGTTTTCCACAACGACTAAACTTGCAGGTCAAGTTATCTTTGCAATTAATGGGGGTGGCTTTGGCGGCGATTCCCTTCGCGACCCTACAGGTACAGAAATTGCCAATAATAATCCTGTTACTACGTTATTTTACAGGACTCAGTTAGATTTTGATACGAGTTTTTCTGGTACTGACTTACTCAAAATTCGTTTGGATACTGGTAGTAACGGCAACCGCGATAATGCAGCCGGAGTATTAGAACCTAATTTCGGCAGCGGACTTGATTTCTCGACCAGATCATCTCGAAATGGAGAATTGGGGCTGGGTCGGCTTTACTACAGCTTTAGCGCCGCTAAAAATCTCCAAATTGTTTTAGGGACTGCGATCGCACCTACAGATTATCTCGATCGCAATCGTTATGCTAATCGCAGTTTTGTTGATTTTTCGACTCAAGCACTGGTTAACAACTACCTTCTCTTTCCGATTGACGAACAAGGTGCTGGGGCGGTTGTTAACTGGCAAGCGAACGAGTTTTTTACATTACGGGCAATGTATCTTGCGGCAGACGCTGAAAATTCTGGCAGTCGCGATGAGGTTGAAGGTGTATCGGCTTTAACAAGGCTACTCTACCCAGATGAGGGTGGAGATCGCGGTTTATTTGGCAATCCTTATCAGGGGACGGTTGAGTTAGAATACTCTCCTAACCCAGGTTTTACTCTACGCTTGCAGTACAGTGGTGGAAATACTTTCGATCGCCATTTCGATGTATTGGGAGCGAATGTCGAACTCAATTTATCGCGCCAACTTGGAGTTTTTGGGCGTTATGGCTACGGCAGCTATGACGATACTATTTTTGGAGATCTCGAACCGTCTTACTGGATGGTGGGGATATCGTTACGCAATTTGTTACTACCTGGCGCTGTAGCGGGAATTGCGGCAGGTCAGCCTTTTGTGGAAAATGCTGTAGGGGATGCGACTCAAACAAACTTTGAAGCCTACTATAACTTTCCCCTAAATGAAAATCTAGCGATCGCTCCTTTAGTTCAAGCGATCGCCAACCCTAGCAATCAAGCAGATAATGGCACAATTATTACTGGTACTCTCCGCACCGTGTTCTCTTTTTAA
- a CDS encoding GNAT family N-acetyltransferase has protein sequence MKQPLRIDITEKPHPKDIEFILQQLLAFNRDRAGEGHFQQLAIFLRNEGDRLAGGLIGSTYWQWLYIDILSIDETWRGQGYGHALLEAASKKKFICRVGNAHLTKKTNLQAAGSRHTAKQ, from the coding sequence GTGAAACAGCCGCTTAGGATTGACATAACTGAGAAGCCGCATCCTAAAGACATAGAATTTATTTTGCAACAACTGCTGGCATTTAATCGCGATCGCGCAGGTGAGGGACATTTCCAGCAGTTAGCTATCTTTTTACGAAATGAAGGCGATCGTCTGGCTGGCGGGTTGATTGGTTCGACTTATTGGCAGTGGTTGTATATCGATATTTTATCGATAGATGAAACTTGGCGCGGACAAGGATACGGTCATGCTTTATTAGAGGCTGCCTCAAAAAAGAAATTCATTTGTAGGGTAGGCAACGCTCACCTTACAAAAAAAACTAATCTACAGGCAGCTGGTTCACGCCATACAGCCAAGCAATGA